Proteins encoded by one window of Vigna radiata var. radiata cultivar VC1973A chromosome 5, Vradiata_ver6, whole genome shotgun sequence:
- the LOC106761066 gene encoding GDSL esterase/lipase APG, translating into MHSKKVIVSHTKMNINSTKGLLALFAFVFLGWGNAQNTLVPAIITFGDSAVDVGNNDYLPTLFKANYLPYGRDFVNHQPTGRFCNGKLATDITAETLGFKTFAPAYLSPQASGKNLLIGANFASAASGYDEKAAILNHAIPLSQQLKYFTEYQGKLAKVAGSKKAALIIKDALYILSAGSSDFVQNYYVNPIISKAFTPDQYSAYLVGAFSIFVKDLYKLGARKVGVTSLPPLGCLPAARTLFGFHENGCVSKINSDAQGFNNKIKTAAANLQKQLPGLKIVVFDIFKPLNDLVQSPSKFGFAEARKGCCGTGIVETTSLLCNPKSPGTCSNATQYVFWDSVHPSQAANQVLADALILQGIALIT; encoded by the exons ATGCACAGCAAAAAGGTTATTGTTAGCCATACAAAGATGAATATCAATAGCACAAAAGGACTTCTTGCACTCTTTGCATTTGTCTTCTTGGGATGGGGTAATGCACAAAATACCCTTGTGCCAGCAATCATAACATTTGGTGACTCAGCCGTGGATGTTGGGAATAATGATTATTTGCCTACCCTTTTCAAGGCAAACTACCTTCCTTATGGAAGGGACTTTGTCAACCATCAACCCACTGGGAGGTTCTGCAATGGGAAACTAGCCACTGATATTACTG CTGAAACGCTGGGTTTCAAGACTTTTGCACCTGCATATCTTAGCCCTCAGGCTTCAGGGAAGAATCTTCTCATTGGAGCAAACTTTGCTTCAGCAGCCTCTGGTTATGATGAAAAAGCTGCTATTTTGAAC CATGCGATTCCACTGTCTCAACAGTTAAAATATTTCACGGAATATCAAGGCAAGCTGGCCAAGGTTGCTGGCAGTAAAAAAGCAGCGCTTATTATTAAGGATGCGCTGTACATATTGAGCGCTGGCAGTAGTGATTTTGTTCAAAACTATTACGTCAATCCTATAATCAGCAAAGCCTTCACTCCTGATCAGTATTCTGCATACCTTGTTGGTGCATTTTCCATCTTTGTTAag GACTTGTATAAATTGGGAGCTAGGAAGGTTGGAGTGACTTCACTCCCACCTCTAGGTTGCCTACCAGCTGCAAGAACTTTGTTTGGTTTCCACGAAAATGGTTGTGTCTCGAAGATCAACAGTGATGCCCAAGGATTtaacaacaaaatcaagacaGCCGCAGCAAATCTCCAAAAGCAACTTCCTGGTCTTAAGATTGTTGTCTTTGATATTTTCAAACCTCTTAATGACCTTGTTCAATCCCCTTCAAAATTTG GTTTTGCCGAGGCAAGGAAAGGTTGCTGTGGTACTGGAATAGTGGAGACAACATCTTTATTGTGCAATCCAAAATCACCAGGAACTTGTTCTAATGCAACCCAGTATGTGTTTTGGGATAGCGTCCATCCTTCACAAGCTGCTAACCAAGTTCTAGCCGATGCATTGATTTTACAAGGCATTGCCCTTATCACATAA
- the LOC106759784 gene encoding protein CHUP1, chloroplastic, whose protein sequence is MRYLSLFKAKREIRLIVRTMIGQEKGVKPVLLKFGLALALSFAGFLYSRFRIRRIKPSKSRKRGSFGNESEVNSGGGIGAALSTCNTISAGNFLCSEETCTDRVITGNCTLALSPDSTQNGDRDDFLLPEFNDLLKVIDFGATVVRNSSKINMEAPWLKEYADPEKDDYEQEVTELRRMIRMLQEREHSLEVQLLEYCGLREQETAVMELQNRLKASTVEVKMFNLKVKTLQSENLRLKEQVSDHAKVLAELESAKAQVKLLNEKIRYEAEQNRELIISLQQKVSRLQDQQCKDAACDQDIQVKLQKLKELESEAEELRKSNLRLQIENSHLVRRLDSTQILANAVLEDPEVDALKQESECLKQENAHLTKEIEQLYSDRCSDLEELVYMRWINACLRYELRNYEAPPGKTVAKDLSRSLSPTSERKAKQLILEYANADGPGNIVDFDIDQWSSSQASSLTDIGECDDFSSVDNSSAAKTNTTSQTKLLSKLRQLIQGKDSSHHHSHVSSQEKFRRQNSNPQRQSTSTGIEGLRSEFATPIVTSRTSLDFSRLTCTQEEVNRRNSDSAFMESSKKFSARTSGSFSDSLGLEKNNLEKYAEALRDSSVSARQQRRSRSASCS, encoded by the exons ATGAGATATTTGTCTCTCTTCAAGGCTAAAAGAGAAATTAGATTAATTGTGAGGACGATGATCGGACAGGAAAAGGGTGTGAAGCCTGTTCTGCTTAAATTTGGTTTGGCTTTGGCTCTTTCGTTTGCTGGATTTCTCTACTCACGCTTCAGAATCAGAAGAATCAAGCCCTCCAAGTCACGCAAGAGGGGTTCTTTCG GTAACGAGAGTGAAGTTAATTCAGGAGGAGGCATAGGGGCAGCATTAAGCACTTGCAACACCATTTCAGCAGGAAATTTTCTATGTTCT GAAGAAACTTGCACCGACAGGGTGATAACTGGCAATTGTACTCTTGCTCTCTCTCCTGACAGTACACAAAATGGTGATAGAGATGACTTCCTCCTACCTGAATTTAATGATCTTCTTAAGGTCATAGACTTTGGAGCCACAGTTGTTAGAAAttcttctaaaataaatatggaAGCACCATGGTTAAAAGAATATGCAGATCCCGAGAAGGATGACTATGAGCAAGAGGTAACTGAACTCCGGCGCATGATTAGAATGCTTCAAGAGAGGGAACACAGTCTTGAGGTTCAACTGCTCGAGTACTGCGGTCTTAGAGAGCAAGAAACAGCAGTGATGGAGCTGCAAAATAGATTGAAAGCAAGTACTGTGGAGGTAAAGATGTTCAATCTGAAGGTTAAGACCTTACAGTCTGAGAATTTGAGACTAAAGGAACAGGTCTCGGATCATGCAAAAGTGCTGGCTGAACTTGAGAGTGCAAAAGCGCAAGTCAAATTACTTAATGAGAAAATTAGGTATGAAGCTGAACAGAACAGGGAGCTGATAATAAGTCTTCAACAAAAAGTTTCCAGGTTGCAAGACCAACAATGCAAAGATGCTGCTTGTGATCAGGACATTCAAGTTAAGCTGCAAAAGCTAAAGGAGCTTGAGTCTGAAGCAGAAGAGTTGAGGAAGTCTAATTTAAGATTGCAGATAGAAAATTCTCACTTAGTTCGAAGATTAGATTCTACCCAAATCCTCGCTAATGCAGTTCTGGAAGACCCAGAG GTAGATGCTTTGAAGCAAGAAAGTGAGTGTCTTAAACAAGAAAATGCACACTTGACGAAGGAAATTGAGCAACTATATTCTGATCGATGTTCAGATCTTGAAGAATTAGTATATATGCGGTGGATAAATGCTTGCTTACGATATGAACTAAGAAACTATGAAGCCCCACCAGGTAAAACGGTTGCAAAGGACTTAAGCAGAAGCTTGAGCCCCACGTCTGAGAGGAAAGCCAAGCAGCTTATACTTGAATATGCAAATGCTGATGGACCAGGGAACATTGTGGACTTTGATATAGATCAATGGTCCTCCTCGCAGGCTTCTTCTCTCACTGACATTGGAGAGTGTGATGATTTTTCTTCTGTAGATAATTCATCTGCTGCCAAAACTAACACCACAAGCCAGACCAAGCTTTTAAGCAAACTTAGACAACTGATACAAGGTAAAGACAGTAGTCATCACCATAGTCATGTTTCATCACAAGAAAAATTCAGACGTCAAAATAGCAATCCTCAACGGCAAAGTACTTCAACTGGAATTGAGGGTCTTAGGAGTGAGTTTGCAACTCCCATTGTCACATCCAGAACTTCCCTTGATTTCTCTAGGTTGACGTGTACTCAGGAAGAAGTAAATAGGAGAAATTCAGATAGCGCTTTCATGGAAAGCTCAAAGAAATTCAGTGCACGTACAAGTGGTTCCTTCTCAGATTCCTTGGGcttggaaaaaaataatttggagAAATACGCAGAAGCTTTAAGAGATTCCAGCGTGAGTGCTAGACAACAAAGACGTAGTAGATCAGCATCATGTAGTTAG